In one window of Chryseobacterium sp. JV274 DNA:
- a CDS encoding transposase, whose protein sequence is MQKSESPDYKRIYEDILRLQHPTKKEQCESILSKSRFSVKDVITINDIIFPKADKKTQFDNQRHRSYDQSAILEILDYQKNNKLSNSELARYFKLSRNTVAKWKKHFLV, encoded by the coding sequence ATGCAAAAAAGTGAATCACCTGATTATAAAAGAATATACGAAGATATCTTACGATTGCAGCATCCCACCAAAAAAGAACAATGTGAATCCATATTATCCAAAAGTAGATTTTCGGTAAAAGATGTTATTACCATCAATGATATTATTTTTCCTAAAGCTGATAAGAAGACCCAGTTTGATAATCAAAGACATCGTTCTTATGATCAATCGGCGATTCTTGAAATCCTTGATTATCAGAAAAACAATAAATTGAGTAACTCTGAATTGGCAAGATATTTTAAATTGAGCCGGAATACTGT
- a CDS encoding helix-turn-helix transcriptional regulator: MMKFIFLFFPFLLFAQSKITTRTIEKRLEKSNALLIEGQTDEMVTLNLSILDDAKHINYAEGKLSAYYNLALAFSMQHKYNKSNYFLKMMEPEFKNSDAEDQEISMNILYSINYRGIKMYDEALKKLRKNLLMANDLKNDSTRHAIKGMILVQVGKNYLEKKKYDSVTYYGKKIVDELKKSKKMDVGMNTSLKAALLLLSEAKLNENKIDSAEFYMNLARSVPVDWGNNDFATLKLFGQIHDVRKQYDSAIVDYEKAIKLATKAKNLKKLSELYHLIAKSYEKTGQIDNGKRYELKYNSLNDSLKRIDEENLEDTVGLLVEEKKKPLEHRTHILLYVILIGFVGAIIIIFFVHNRMKKKNRVLNIKEKETQELNQKLNFAFEEVSQLAKNNDPEFLARFQEVYPEFISKLLKIEPELQSTELKFCALLFLNFSTKDIAAYTFVQPQSVQTRKNRLRKRLGIPSDEDIYLWMKKNK; this comes from the coding sequence ATGATGAAATTTATCTTTTTGTTTTTTCCATTTTTGCTTTTTGCACAGTCTAAAATTACCACAAGAACTATTGAAAAGAGACTGGAGAAATCTAATGCACTTCTTATTGAAGGGCAGACAGATGAAATGGTTACATTGAATCTTTCGATACTGGATGACGCTAAGCATATTAATTATGCAGAAGGTAAATTGTCTGCCTATTATAATTTAGCGCTTGCTTTTTCTATGCAGCACAAGTATAATAAAAGCAATTACTTCTTAAAGATGATGGAACCTGAATTTAAAAATTCGGATGCTGAAGATCAGGAAATTTCCATGAATATATTATACAGTATTAATTACAGAGGAATTAAAATGTATGATGAAGCACTAAAAAAATTAAGAAAGAATTTGTTGATGGCAAATGATTTAAAAAATGATTCTACCAGACATGCCATAAAAGGAATGATTCTGGTTCAGGTTGGGAAAAATTATCTTGAGAAAAAAAAGTATGACTCTGTTACGTACTATGGAAAGAAGATTGTTGATGAATTGAAGAAATCAAAAAAAATGGACGTCGGAATGAATACAAGCTTAAAAGCAGCATTGCTGCTTTTATCTGAAGCAAAGCTGAATGAAAATAAAATTGATTCTGCAGAGTTTTATATGAATTTAGCTCGGTCTGTGCCTGTTGATTGGGGGAATAATGATTTTGCAACATTGAAGCTTTTTGGACAAATTCATGACGTGAGAAAGCAATATGATTCCGCAATTGTAGATTATGAAAAAGCAATAAAGCTTGCCACAAAAGCAAAGAATTTAAAAAAATTATCAGAGTTATACCATTTAATAGCCAAGTCATACGAAAAAACCGGTCAGATAGATAATGGAAAGAGATATGAGCTCAAATATAATAGTCTTAATGATAGCTTAAAGAGGATAGATGAAGAGAATCTGGAAGATACAGTAGGTCTTCTTGTAGAAGAAAAAAAGAAGCCTTTGGAGCACCGAACCCACATTTTATTATACGTTATACTTATAGGATTTGTGGGTGCAATTATTATCATCTTTTTTGTACATAACAGGATGAAAAAGAAAAATAGAGTGCTAAATATAAAAGAAAAGGAAACTCAGGAACTTAATCAAAAATTGAATTTTGCATTTGAGGAAGTCTCCCAGTTGGCTAAAAATAATGACCCGGAATTTCTTGCCCGATTTCAGGAAGTATATCCTGAGTTTATATCAAAGTTATTGAAAATAGAACCAGAACTGCAAAGTACAGAATTAAAATTTTGTGCTCTGTTATTTCTTAATTTTTCTACCAAGGATATCGCTGCCTATACTTTTGTTCAGCCCCAATCTGTACAGACCAGAAAAAACCGTTTGCGTAAAAGATTAGGGATTCCATCGGATGAGGATATTTATCTGTGGATGAAAAAAAATAAATAG